The Curtobacterium poinsettiae DNA segment TCGAAGCCGTCGGTGGTGTTGCGGAGCGCCTCGACGCTCTCGACCGTGCTGAACGGCGTCGGGCCCTCACCCAGGAGCATCGCTGGACCCCGGTCACCGGGCTCCGTCGGACGGTCGATCCGCCAGTAGCCCATCTCGGCCGCGAGCGGGGTGTGGTCGTCGTCGAGCAGCCAGGTGGTCGACGAGTAGTTCAGGTACGGCAGGCCGTCGTGGCTGAAGCTGACGCGCTGGCCGAACTCGTAGTTCCGGACCGCGTCGTCGTCACCGACCGGGTACTCGACCACGCCGGTGCCCTCCCACACGCCGACCAGCCACGACAGCGGGACCAGTTCGGGGGCGAGGCCCTCGGGCAGCTCGATCAACGCTGACCCTTGAACAGCTTCACGACGACGACCACCGAGATGAACGCGATCGCGAGCGACGCCAGGCCGAGGAGGCCGACGTAGAAGAGCTCGAGCGCAAGCAGCGAATCCATGCTCGGAGTCTACGCGGCTCGGCTCAACGCGCCAGGAGCACCACCGCGGTGACGAGGACCACGACGAACGCGCCGGACGACGCGATGCTG contains these protein-coding regions:
- a CDS encoding FABP family protein, coding for MIELPEGLAPELVPLSWLVGVWEGTGVVEYPVGDDDAVRNYEFGQRVSFSHDGLPYLNYSSTTWLLDDDHTPLAAEMGYWRIDRPTEPGDRGPAMLLGEGPTPFSTVESVEALRNTTDGFDVEAAIIHPTGVNELYVGRVLKGRIDLSTDAVMRSPNAKDYSAATRLYGLVEGKLFWAWDIAALGRELTSHASGQLAKVD